Proteins encoded within one genomic window of Macaca fascicularis isolate 582-1 chromosome 16, T2T-MFA8v1.1:
- the KAT7 gene encoding histone acetyltransferase KAT7 isoform X3, which produces MPRRKRNAGSSSDGTEDSDFSTDLEHTDSSESDGTSRRSARVTRSSARLSQSSQETKNAADHDESPPRTPTGNAPSSESDIDISSPNVSHDESIAKDMSLKDSGSDLSHRPKRRRFHESYNFNMKCPTPGCNSLGHLTGKHERHFSISGCPLYHNLSADECKVRAQSRDKQIEERMLSHRQDDNNRHATRHQAPTERQLRYKEKVAELRKKRNSGLSKEQKEKYMEHRQTYGNTREPLLENLTSEYDLDLFRRAQARASEDLEKLRLQGQITEGSNMIKTIAFGRYELDTWYHSPYPEEYARLGRLYMCEFCLKYMKSQTILRRHMAKCVWKHPPGDEIYRKGSISVFEVDGKKNKIYCQNLCLLAKLFLDHKTLYYDVEPFLFYVMTEADNTGCHLIGYFSKEKNSFLNYNVSCILTMPQYMRQGYGKMLIDFSYLLSKVEEKVGSPERPLSDLGLISYRSYWKEVLLRYLHNFQGKEISIKEISQETAVNPVDIVSTLQALQMLKYWKGKHLVLKRQDLIDEWIAKEAKRSNSNKTMDPSCLKWTPPKGT; this is translated from the exons ATGCCGCGAAGGAAG AGGAATGCAGGCAGTAGTTCAGATGGAACCGAAGATTCCGATTTTTCTACAGATCTCGAGCACACAGACAGTTCAGAAAGTGATGGCACATCCCGACGATCTGCTCGAGTCACCCGCTCCTCAGCCAGGCTAAGCCAGAGTTCTCAAG AAACTAAAAATGCAGCTGATCATGATGAGTCACCACCTCGAACTCCAACTGGAAACGCACCTTCTTCTGAGTCAGACATAGACATCTCCAGCCCCAATGTGTCTCACGATGAGAGCATTGCCAAGGACATGTCCCTGAAGGACTCAGGCAGTGATCTCTCTCATCGCCCCAAGCGCCGTCGCTTCCATGAAAGCTACAACTTCAATATGAAGTGTCCTACACCAGGCTGTAACTCTCTAG GACACCTTACAGGAAAACATGAGAGACATTTCTCCATCTCAGGATGCCCACTCTATCATAACCTCTCAGCTGACGAATGCAAG GTGAGAGCACAGAGCCGGGATAAGCAGATAGAAGAAAGGATGCTGTCTCACAGGCAAGATGACAACAACAGGCATGCAACCAGGCACCAG gCACCAACGGAGAGGCAGCTTCGATACAAGGAAAAAGTGGCTGAactcaggaagaaaagaaattctggactgagcaaagaacagaaagagaaatacatg GAACACAGACAGACCTATGGGAACACACGGGAACCTCTCTTAGAAAACCTGACAAGTGAGTATGACTTGGATCTTTTCCGAAGAGCACAAGCCCGGGCTTCAGAGGATTTG GAGAAATTAAGGCTGCAAGGCCAAATCACAGAGGGAAGCAACATGATTAAAACAATTGCTTTTGGCCGCTATGAGCTTGATACCTGGTACCATTCTCCATATCCTGAAGAATATGCACGGCTGGGACGTCTCTATATGTGTGAATTctgtttaaaatatatgaagagcCAAACGATACTCCGCCGGCACATG GCCAAATGTGTGTGGAAACACCCACCTGGTGATGAGATATATCGCAAAGGTTCAATCTCTGTGTTTGAAGTGGATGGCAAGAAAAACAAG ATCTACTGCCAAAACCTGTGCCTGTTGGCCAAACTTTTTCTGGACCATAAGACATTATATTATGATGTGGAACCCTTCCTGTTCTATGTTATGACAGAGGCGGACAACACTGGCTGTCACCTGATTGGATATTTTTCCAAG GAAAAGAATTCATTCCTCAACTACAACGTATCCTGTATCCTTACCATGCCTCAGTACATGAGACAGGGCTATGGCAAGATGCTTATTGATTTCA GTTATTTGCTTTCCAAAGTCGAAGAAAAAGTTGGCTCCCCAGAACGTCCACTCTCAGATCTGGGGCTTATAAGCTATCGCAGTTACTGGAAAGAAGTACTTCTCCGCTACCTGCATAATTTCCAAGGCAAAGAGATTTCTATCAAAG AAATCAGTCAGGAGACGGCTGTGAATCCTGTAGACATTGTCAGCACTCTACAAGCCCTTCAGATGCTCAAGTACTGGAAGGGAAAACACCTCGTTTTAAAGAGACAG GACCTGATTGATGAGTGGATAGCCAAAGAGGCCAAAAGGTCCAACTCCAATAAAACCATGGATCCCAGCTGCTTAAAATGGACCCCTCCCAAGGGCACTTAA
- the KAT7 gene encoding histone acetyltransferase KAT7 isoform X4, whose protein sequence is MPRRKRNAGSSSDGTEDSDFSTDLEHTDSSESDGTSRRSARVTRSSARLSQSSQETKNAADHDESPPRTPTGNAPSSESDIDISSPNVSHDESIAKDMSLKDSGSDLSHRPKRRRFHESYNFNMKCPTPGCNSLGHLTGKHERHFSISGCPLYHNLSADECKAPTERQLRYKEKVAELRKKRNSGLSKEQKEKYMEHRQTYGNTREPLLENLTSEYDLDLFRRAQARASEDLEKLRLQGQITEGSNMIKTIAFGRYELDTWYHSPYPEEYARLGRLYMCEFCLKYMKSQTILRRHMAKCVWKHPPGDEIYRKGSISVFEVDGKKNKIYCQNLCLLAKLFLDHKTLYYDVEPFLFYVMTEADNTGCHLIGYFSKEKNSFLNYNVSCILTMPQYMRQGYGKMLIDFSYLLSKVEEKVGSPERPLSDLGLISYRSYWKEVLLRYLHNFQGKEISIKEISQETAVNPVDIVSTLQALQMLKYWKGKHLVLKRQDLIDEWIAKEAKRSNSNKTMDPSCLKWTPPKGT, encoded by the exons ATGCCGCGAAGGAAG AGGAATGCAGGCAGTAGTTCAGATGGAACCGAAGATTCCGATTTTTCTACAGATCTCGAGCACACAGACAGTTCAGAAAGTGATGGCACATCCCGACGATCTGCTCGAGTCACCCGCTCCTCAGCCAGGCTAAGCCAGAGTTCTCAAG AAACTAAAAATGCAGCTGATCATGATGAGTCACCACCTCGAACTCCAACTGGAAACGCACCTTCTTCTGAGTCAGACATAGACATCTCCAGCCCCAATGTGTCTCACGATGAGAGCATTGCCAAGGACATGTCCCTGAAGGACTCAGGCAGTGATCTCTCTCATCGCCCCAAGCGCCGTCGCTTCCATGAAAGCTACAACTTCAATATGAAGTGTCCTACACCAGGCTGTAACTCTCTAG GACACCTTACAGGAAAACATGAGAGACATTTCTCCATCTCAGGATGCCCACTCTATCATAACCTCTCAGCTGACGAATGCAAG gCACCAACGGAGAGGCAGCTTCGATACAAGGAAAAAGTGGCTGAactcaggaagaaaagaaattctggactgagcaaagaacagaaagagaaatacatg GAACACAGACAGACCTATGGGAACACACGGGAACCTCTCTTAGAAAACCTGACAAGTGAGTATGACTTGGATCTTTTCCGAAGAGCACAAGCCCGGGCTTCAGAGGATTTG GAGAAATTAAGGCTGCAAGGCCAAATCACAGAGGGAAGCAACATGATTAAAACAATTGCTTTTGGCCGCTATGAGCTTGATACCTGGTACCATTCTCCATATCCTGAAGAATATGCACGGCTGGGACGTCTCTATATGTGTGAATTctgtttaaaatatatgaagagcCAAACGATACTCCGCCGGCACATG GCCAAATGTGTGTGGAAACACCCACCTGGTGATGAGATATATCGCAAAGGTTCAATCTCTGTGTTTGAAGTGGATGGCAAGAAAAACAAG ATCTACTGCCAAAACCTGTGCCTGTTGGCCAAACTTTTTCTGGACCATAAGACATTATATTATGATGTGGAACCCTTCCTGTTCTATGTTATGACAGAGGCGGACAACACTGGCTGTCACCTGATTGGATATTTTTCCAAG GAAAAGAATTCATTCCTCAACTACAACGTATCCTGTATCCTTACCATGCCTCAGTACATGAGACAGGGCTATGGCAAGATGCTTATTGATTTCA GTTATTTGCTTTCCAAAGTCGAAGAAAAAGTTGGCTCCCCAGAACGTCCACTCTCAGATCTGGGGCTTATAAGCTATCGCAGTTACTGGAAAGAAGTACTTCTCCGCTACCTGCATAATTTCCAAGGCAAAGAGATTTCTATCAAAG AAATCAGTCAGGAGACGGCTGTGAATCCTGTAGACATTGTCAGCACTCTACAAGCCCTTCAGATGCTCAAGTACTGGAAGGGAAAACACCTCGTTTTAAAGAGACAG GACCTGATTGATGAGTGGATAGCCAAAGAGGCCAAAAGGTCCAACTCCAATAAAACCATGGATCCCAGCTGCTTAAAATGGACCCCTCCCAAGGGCACTTAA
- the KAT7 gene encoding histone acetyltransferase KAT7 isoform X2, with protein MPRRKRNAGSSSDGTEDSDFSTDLEHTDSSESDGTSRRSARVTRSSARLSQSSQDSSPVRNLQSFGTEEPAYSTRRVTRSQQQPTPVTPKKYPLRQTRSSGSETEQVVDFSDRETKNAADHDESPPRTPTGNAPSSESDIDISSPNVSHDESIAKDMSLKDSGSDLSHRPKRRRFHESYNFNMKCPTPGCNSLGHLTGKHERHFSISGCPLYHNLSADECKAPTERQLRYKEKVAELRKKRNSGLSKEQKEKYMEHRQTYGNTREPLLENLTSEYDLDLFRRAQARASEDLEKLRLQGQITEGSNMIKTIAFGRYELDTWYHSPYPEEYARLGRLYMCEFCLKYMKSQTILRRHMAKCVWKHPPGDEIYRKGSISVFEVDGKKNKIYCQNLCLLAKLFLDHKTLYYDVEPFLFYVMTEADNTGCHLIGYFSKEKNSFLNYNVSCILTMPQYMRQGYGKMLIDFSYLLSKVEEKVGSPERPLSDLGLISYRSYWKEVLLRYLHNFQGKEISIKEISQETAVNPVDIVSTLQALQMLKYWKGKHLVLKRQDLIDEWIAKEAKRSNSNKTMDPSCLKWTPPKGT; from the exons ATGCCGCGAAGGAAG AGGAATGCAGGCAGTAGTTCAGATGGAACCGAAGATTCCGATTTTTCTACAGATCTCGAGCACACAGACAGTTCAGAAAGTGATGGCACATCCCGACGATCTGCTCGAGTCACCCGCTCCTCAGCCAGGCTAAGCCAGAGTTCTCAAG ATTCCAGTCCTGTTCGAAATTTGCAGTCTTTTGGCACTGAGGAGCCTGCTTACTCTACCAGAAGAGTGACCCGTAGTCAGCAGCAGCCTACCCCAGTGACACCGAAAAAATACCCCCTTCGGCAGACTCGTTCATCTGGCTCAGAAACTGAGCAAGTGGTTGATTTTTCAGATAGAG AAACTAAAAATGCAGCTGATCATGATGAGTCACCACCTCGAACTCCAACTGGAAACGCACCTTCTTCTGAGTCAGACATAGACATCTCCAGCCCCAATGTGTCTCACGATGAGAGCATTGCCAAGGACATGTCCCTGAAGGACTCAGGCAGTGATCTCTCTCATCGCCCCAAGCGCCGTCGCTTCCATGAAAGCTACAACTTCAATATGAAGTGTCCTACACCAGGCTGTAACTCTCTAG GACACCTTACAGGAAAACATGAGAGACATTTCTCCATCTCAGGATGCCCACTCTATCATAACCTCTCAGCTGACGAATGCAAG gCACCAACGGAGAGGCAGCTTCGATACAAGGAAAAAGTGGCTGAactcaggaagaaaagaaattctggactgagcaaagaacagaaagagaaatacatg GAACACAGACAGACCTATGGGAACACACGGGAACCTCTCTTAGAAAACCTGACAAGTGAGTATGACTTGGATCTTTTCCGAAGAGCACAAGCCCGGGCTTCAGAGGATTTG GAGAAATTAAGGCTGCAAGGCCAAATCACAGAGGGAAGCAACATGATTAAAACAATTGCTTTTGGCCGCTATGAGCTTGATACCTGGTACCATTCTCCATATCCTGAAGAATATGCACGGCTGGGACGTCTCTATATGTGTGAATTctgtttaaaatatatgaagagcCAAACGATACTCCGCCGGCACATG GCCAAATGTGTGTGGAAACACCCACCTGGTGATGAGATATATCGCAAAGGTTCAATCTCTGTGTTTGAAGTGGATGGCAAGAAAAACAAG ATCTACTGCCAAAACCTGTGCCTGTTGGCCAAACTTTTTCTGGACCATAAGACATTATATTATGATGTGGAACCCTTCCTGTTCTATGTTATGACAGAGGCGGACAACACTGGCTGTCACCTGATTGGATATTTTTCCAAG GAAAAGAATTCATTCCTCAACTACAACGTATCCTGTATCCTTACCATGCCTCAGTACATGAGACAGGGCTATGGCAAGATGCTTATTGATTTCA GTTATTTGCTTTCCAAAGTCGAAGAAAAAGTTGGCTCCCCAGAACGTCCACTCTCAGATCTGGGGCTTATAAGCTATCGCAGTTACTGGAAAGAAGTACTTCTCCGCTACCTGCATAATTTCCAAGGCAAAGAGATTTCTATCAAAG AAATCAGTCAGGAGACGGCTGTGAATCCTGTAGACATTGTCAGCACTCTACAAGCCCTTCAGATGCTCAAGTACTGGAAGGGAAAACACCTCGTTTTAAAGAGACAG GACCTGATTGATGAGTGGATAGCCAAAGAGGCCAAAAGGTCCAACTCCAATAAAACCATGGATCCCAGCTGCTTAAAATGGACCCCTCCCAAGGGCACTTAA
- the KAT7 gene encoding histone acetyltransferase KAT7 isoform X1, with translation MPRRKRNAGSSSDGTEDSDFSTDLEHTDSSESDGTSRRSARVTRSSARLSQSSQDSSPVRNLQSFGTEEPAYSTRRVTRSQQQPTPVTPKKYPLRQTRSSGSETEQVVDFSDRETKNAADHDESPPRTPTGNAPSSESDIDISSPNVSHDESIAKDMSLKDSGSDLSHRPKRRRFHESYNFNMKCPTPGCNSLGHLTGKHERHFSISGCPLYHNLSADECKVRAQSRDKQIEERMLSHRQDDNNRHATRHQAPTERQLRYKEKVAELRKKRNSGLSKEQKEKYMEHRQTYGNTREPLLENLTSEYDLDLFRRAQARASEDLEKLRLQGQITEGSNMIKTIAFGRYELDTWYHSPYPEEYARLGRLYMCEFCLKYMKSQTILRRHMAKCVWKHPPGDEIYRKGSISVFEVDGKKNKIYCQNLCLLAKLFLDHKTLYYDVEPFLFYVMTEADNTGCHLIGYFSKEKNSFLNYNVSCILTMPQYMRQGYGKMLIDFSYLLSKVEEKVGSPERPLSDLGLISYRSYWKEVLLRYLHNFQGKEISIKEISQETAVNPVDIVSTLQALQMLKYWKGKHLVLKRQDLIDEWIAKEAKRSNSNKTMDPSCLKWTPPKGT, from the exons ATGCCGCGAAGGAAG AGGAATGCAGGCAGTAGTTCAGATGGAACCGAAGATTCCGATTTTTCTACAGATCTCGAGCACACAGACAGTTCAGAAAGTGATGGCACATCCCGACGATCTGCTCGAGTCACCCGCTCCTCAGCCAGGCTAAGCCAGAGTTCTCAAG ATTCCAGTCCTGTTCGAAATTTGCAGTCTTTTGGCACTGAGGAGCCTGCTTACTCTACCAGAAGAGTGACCCGTAGTCAGCAGCAGCCTACCCCAGTGACACCGAAAAAATACCCCCTTCGGCAGACTCGTTCATCTGGCTCAGAAACTGAGCAAGTGGTTGATTTTTCAGATAGAG AAACTAAAAATGCAGCTGATCATGATGAGTCACCACCTCGAACTCCAACTGGAAACGCACCTTCTTCTGAGTCAGACATAGACATCTCCAGCCCCAATGTGTCTCACGATGAGAGCATTGCCAAGGACATGTCCCTGAAGGACTCAGGCAGTGATCTCTCTCATCGCCCCAAGCGCCGTCGCTTCCATGAAAGCTACAACTTCAATATGAAGTGTCCTACACCAGGCTGTAACTCTCTAG GACACCTTACAGGAAAACATGAGAGACATTTCTCCATCTCAGGATGCCCACTCTATCATAACCTCTCAGCTGACGAATGCAAG GTGAGAGCACAGAGCCGGGATAAGCAGATAGAAGAAAGGATGCTGTCTCACAGGCAAGATGACAACAACAGGCATGCAACCAGGCACCAG gCACCAACGGAGAGGCAGCTTCGATACAAGGAAAAAGTGGCTGAactcaggaagaaaagaaattctggactgagcaaagaacagaaagagaaatacatg GAACACAGACAGACCTATGGGAACACACGGGAACCTCTCTTAGAAAACCTGACAAGTGAGTATGACTTGGATCTTTTCCGAAGAGCACAAGCCCGGGCTTCAGAGGATTTG GAGAAATTAAGGCTGCAAGGCCAAATCACAGAGGGAAGCAACATGATTAAAACAATTGCTTTTGGCCGCTATGAGCTTGATACCTGGTACCATTCTCCATATCCTGAAGAATATGCACGGCTGGGACGTCTCTATATGTGTGAATTctgtttaaaatatatgaagagcCAAACGATACTCCGCCGGCACATG GCCAAATGTGTGTGGAAACACCCACCTGGTGATGAGATATATCGCAAAGGTTCAATCTCTGTGTTTGAAGTGGATGGCAAGAAAAACAAG ATCTACTGCCAAAACCTGTGCCTGTTGGCCAAACTTTTTCTGGACCATAAGACATTATATTATGATGTGGAACCCTTCCTGTTCTATGTTATGACAGAGGCGGACAACACTGGCTGTCACCTGATTGGATATTTTTCCAAG GAAAAGAATTCATTCCTCAACTACAACGTATCCTGTATCCTTACCATGCCTCAGTACATGAGACAGGGCTATGGCAAGATGCTTATTGATTTCA GTTATTTGCTTTCCAAAGTCGAAGAAAAAGTTGGCTCCCCAGAACGTCCACTCTCAGATCTGGGGCTTATAAGCTATCGCAGTTACTGGAAAGAAGTACTTCTCCGCTACCTGCATAATTTCCAAGGCAAAGAGATTTCTATCAAAG AAATCAGTCAGGAGACGGCTGTGAATCCTGTAGACATTGTCAGCACTCTACAAGCCCTTCAGATGCTCAAGTACTGGAAGGGAAAACACCTCGTTTTAAAGAGACAG GACCTGATTGATGAGTGGATAGCCAAAGAGGCCAAAAGGTCCAACTCCAATAAAACCATGGATCCCAGCTGCTTAAAATGGACCCCTCCCAAGGGCACTTAA
- the KAT7 gene encoding histone acetyltransferase KAT7 isoform X5 → MEHRQTYGNTREPLLENLTSEYDLDLFRRAQARASEDLEKLRLQGQITEGSNMIKTIAFGRYELDTWYHSPYPEEYARLGRLYMCEFCLKYMKSQTILRRHMAKCVWKHPPGDEIYRKGSISVFEVDGKKNKIYCQNLCLLAKLFLDHKTLYYDVEPFLFYVMTEADNTGCHLIGYFSKEKNSFLNYNVSCILTMPQYMRQGYGKMLIDFSYLLSKVEEKVGSPERPLSDLGLISYRSYWKEVLLRYLHNFQGKEISIKEISQETAVNPVDIVSTLQALQMLKYWKGKHLVLKRQDLIDEWIAKEAKRSNSNKTMDPSCLKWTPPKGT, encoded by the exons ATG GAACACAGACAGACCTATGGGAACACACGGGAACCTCTCTTAGAAAACCTGACAAGTGAGTATGACTTGGATCTTTTCCGAAGAGCACAAGCCCGGGCTTCAGAGGATTTG GAGAAATTAAGGCTGCAAGGCCAAATCACAGAGGGAAGCAACATGATTAAAACAATTGCTTTTGGCCGCTATGAGCTTGATACCTGGTACCATTCTCCATATCCTGAAGAATATGCACGGCTGGGACGTCTCTATATGTGTGAATTctgtttaaaatatatgaagagcCAAACGATACTCCGCCGGCACATG GCCAAATGTGTGTGGAAACACCCACCTGGTGATGAGATATATCGCAAAGGTTCAATCTCTGTGTTTGAAGTGGATGGCAAGAAAAACAAG ATCTACTGCCAAAACCTGTGCCTGTTGGCCAAACTTTTTCTGGACCATAAGACATTATATTATGATGTGGAACCCTTCCTGTTCTATGTTATGACAGAGGCGGACAACACTGGCTGTCACCTGATTGGATATTTTTCCAAG GAAAAGAATTCATTCCTCAACTACAACGTATCCTGTATCCTTACCATGCCTCAGTACATGAGACAGGGCTATGGCAAGATGCTTATTGATTTCA GTTATTTGCTTTCCAAAGTCGAAGAAAAAGTTGGCTCCCCAGAACGTCCACTCTCAGATCTGGGGCTTATAAGCTATCGCAGTTACTGGAAAGAAGTACTTCTCCGCTACCTGCATAATTTCCAAGGCAAAGAGATTTCTATCAAAG AAATCAGTCAGGAGACGGCTGTGAATCCTGTAGACATTGTCAGCACTCTACAAGCCCTTCAGATGCTCAAGTACTGGAAGGGAAAACACCTCGTTTTAAAGAGACAG GACCTGATTGATGAGTGGATAGCCAAAGAGGCCAAAAGGTCCAACTCCAATAAAACCATGGATCCCAGCTGCTTAAAATGGACCCCTCCCAAGGGCACTTAA